The Microbacter sp. GSS18 genome has a segment encoding these proteins:
- a CDS encoding SDR family NAD(P)-dependent oxidoreductase, which produces MRLKDKVALITGGASGIGLATVEKFIAEGAKVAVADINLERAQEVVDGLEPGSAVAVGVDVSKLAEVEAAVQSAVDAFGKLDVIFNNAGIAGGTPLLDQDPATDYDPMIRVDQDGVYYGILAAGRQFKKQGTGGVIISTSSIYGEQAAELSFTYSAAKAAVISFTRSAAYELAEYGVRAVAITPGRVATPIINQFSDELKATFASEQLRNKMTAPEEIANVVAFLASDEANVINGTVVHVDDGYSVFKQRLDLPVF; this is translated from the coding sequence ATGCGTTTGAAGGACAAGGTCGCCCTCATCACGGGCGGCGCCAGCGGAATCGGACTGGCGACGGTCGAGAAGTTCATCGCCGAGGGCGCGAAGGTCGCCGTCGCCGACATCAACCTCGAGCGGGCCCAAGAGGTCGTCGACGGCCTCGAGCCCGGCAGCGCCGTCGCCGTGGGCGTCGACGTGTCGAAGCTCGCCGAAGTGGAGGCCGCCGTCCAGAGCGCGGTCGACGCCTTCGGAAAGCTCGACGTCATCTTCAACAACGCCGGCATCGCCGGCGGCACGCCCCTGCTGGATCAGGACCCGGCCACCGACTACGACCCCATGATCCGGGTGGATCAGGACGGGGTCTACTACGGCATCCTCGCCGCGGGACGGCAGTTCAAGAAGCAGGGCACCGGCGGCGTCATCATCTCGACGTCGTCGATCTACGGCGAGCAGGCCGCCGAGCTGTCGTTCACGTACAGCGCGGCCAAGGCCGCGGTGATCTCGTTCACGCGCTCGGCCGCGTACGAGCTGGCCGAATACGGCGTGCGCGCCGTCGCGATCACGCCCGGGCGCGTGGCGACGCCCATCATCAACCAGTTCTCCGACGAGCTGAAGGCGACCTTCGCGTCCGAGCAGCTGCGCAACAAGATGACCGCTCCCGAGGAGATCGCCAACGTCGTGGCGTTCCTGGCTTCGGACGAGGCCAACGTCATCAACGGAACCGTCGTGCACGTCGACGACGGTTACTCGGTGTTCAAGCAGCGGCTCGATCTGCCGGTCTTCTAG
- a CDS encoding sugar ABC transporter substrate-binding protein: MRRSFKAMAAVAAVAALALTGCSSSGGDSGGDTGSGDEPFRVVAFTSGNQTPIGAWWVKSVEAQAEELGWDLTMIQGDFDFQKMNPAVESAIGQGADAVFDGYTDYASIGSIITAANDAGIPIFAIDSGTEATDAFALNITTNQQGIVDQTLGAISDALGGLEGKNIMVIGHDPHPGIRMRSNLAADDLVAAGAELAGGEIQQVKSPASGRTEALALVADYLAANPDGLDAVWVGWDDAALGASQAVQEAGSSAFVTGVDAVAESIAAIQAGTMLATIEQPWPSINEDVIAAIVEYQNSGTMPANNFETVDTTLVTESNAADITPSDQLE, from the coding sequence ATGCGTAGGTCTTTCAAGGCAATGGCGGCAGTCGCCGCCGTGGCAGCCCTCGCGCTGACCGGGTGCTCGTCGTCCGGCGGCGACAGCGGAGGCGACACCGGGAGCGGCGACGAGCCGTTCCGCGTGGTGGCCTTCACCTCGGGCAACCAGACCCCCATCGGAGCGTGGTGGGTCAAGTCCGTCGAAGCGCAGGCCGAGGAGCTCGGCTGGGATCTCACGATGATCCAGGGCGACTTCGACTTCCAGAAGATGAACCCCGCCGTCGAGAGCGCGATCGGCCAGGGCGCCGACGCCGTCTTCGACGGGTACACCGACTACGCGTCGATCGGCTCGATCATCACGGCCGCGAACGACGCCGGCATCCCGATCTTCGCGATCGACTCGGGCACCGAGGCGACCGACGCCTTCGCGCTGAACATCACGACCAACCAGCAGGGCATCGTGGACCAGACCCTGGGCGCCATTTCGGACGCGCTGGGCGGCCTCGAGGGCAAGAACATCATGGTCATCGGGCACGACCCGCACCCGGGCATCCGCATGCGCTCCAACCTCGCCGCCGACGACCTGGTCGCCGCCGGTGCAGAGCTCGCCGGTGGCGAGATCCAGCAGGTGAAGTCGCCCGCGAGCGGCCGTACCGAGGCGCTCGCGCTCGTGGCCGACTACCTTGCCGCCAACCCGGACGGCCTCGACGCCGTGTGGGTCGGGTGGGACGACGCCGCCCTCGGCGCCTCGCAGGCCGTCCAGGAGGCCGGCTCGTCGGCGTTCGTGACCGGCGTCGACGCGGTGGCCGAGTCCATCGCCGCCATCCAGGCGGGGACGATGCTCGCCACCATCGAGCAGCCGTGGCCCTCGATCAACGAGGACGTCATCGCGGCGATCGTCGAGTACCAGAACTCCGGCACGATGCCCGCGAACAACTTCGAGACGGTCGACACGACGCTCGTGACCGAGTCGAACGCGGCCGACATCACCCCGTCGGACCAGCTCGAGTGA
- a CDS encoding ABC transporter permease — protein sequence MTNNDKAPTTSTVVMGHASNAGKWMLQAGTLVALIALILFFFLMRPDVFLGFTNVRNILYQVSILAIIAAAQTMVMVVGDFDLSVGANSSLAGATSAALMLGGTPIPIAIIAGLVVGTLIGLFNGYLVAYLKVSAFVATLASMTSVIGISYLVTGGTTLFNFPPEFNALGQGRLFEIPLPVYFAVVVAVATWFVLRYTTIGRRWYAVGGNHEVSRLSGVNVRRVRLIAFVLAGTVSGLGGILLAARLGSASATQDGNNMMFAVAAVFLGMTIARSGAANLVGTMIGVMIIGVLANGLNILGVNAYIQQVITGLIIVAAVTLSGLRSRER from the coding sequence ATGACGAACAACGACAAGGCCCCGACGACCAGCACGGTCGTGATGGGCCACGCATCGAACGCCGGGAAGTGGATGCTGCAGGCGGGGACGCTCGTCGCCCTGATCGCGCTGATCCTGTTCTTCTTCCTGATGCGACCGGACGTGTTCCTGGGGTTCACCAACGTCCGGAACATCCTCTATCAGGTCTCGATCCTCGCGATCATCGCGGCGGCGCAGACGATGGTGATGGTCGTCGGCGACTTCGACCTGTCGGTCGGCGCGAATTCCTCCCTCGCGGGAGCCACCTCCGCCGCGCTCATGCTCGGGGGGACGCCGATCCCGATCGCGATCATCGCGGGGCTGGTCGTCGGCACGCTCATCGGCCTCTTCAACGGCTATCTCGTGGCGTATCTGAAAGTGTCGGCGTTCGTCGCGACGCTCGCCTCGATGACATCCGTCATCGGCATCAGCTACCTCGTGACCGGGGGCACGACGCTGTTCAACTTCCCGCCGGAGTTCAACGCGCTCGGGCAGGGGCGGCTGTTCGAGATCCCGCTGCCGGTGTACTTCGCGGTCGTCGTCGCGGTCGCCACATGGTTCGTGCTGCGCTACACCACGATCGGCCGGCGCTGGTACGCCGTCGGCGGCAACCACGAGGTGTCGCGCCTGTCGGGCGTGAACGTGCGGCGCGTGCGCCTCATCGCCTTCGTGCTCGCCGGCACCGTCTCGGGCCTCGGCGGCATCCTGCTCGCCGCGCGGCTCGGCAGCGCCAGCGCCACCCAGGACGGCAACAACATGATGTTCGCCGTCGCCGCGGTGTTCCTCGGCATGACGATCGCCCGGTCCGGGGCCGCCAACCTCGTCGGCACGATGATCGGCGTCATGATCATCGGCGTCCTGGCCAACGGCCTCAACATCCTGGGCGTCAACGCCTACATCCAGCAGGTCATCACGGGCCTGATCATCGTGGCCGCGGTGACGCTGTCGGGACTCCGAAGCCGAGAACGCTAG
- a CDS encoding sugar ABC transporter ATP-binding protein — MSDPVPASGTLALEASGIVKRFEGVHALDNARLDVRPGEIHALLGENGAGKSTLIKVLTGLYEPDAGEIRVRGEKAEFDNVREANDAGIVALYQELSIIPTISVAENILLGEQTPTSGGIVQWGALRKRAQEQLDKINKKIPLGKLGFELSPVQQTMVAFARALATDAKILILDEPTASLTDTEIVDLFAVLRGLRDQGVAILYVSHRLEEVFELCDRLTIMRNGQTIVTKDVAESHVDEVISTMVGRNADELFPARATSIGKPVMTVEGLTGRRVQDVSLQVHAGEVLGVGGLAGAGRSELLRILSGAQKHVHGTIAVGDETLPHSPGVARALEAGVALVPEERRSQGVMLKASIQDNIAIANLASVSTSGVVAGGRIIDIAKRGMEDLKIKARSPRQHVGELSGGNQQKVVLAKMLARKPRVLLMDEPTRGIDVGTKAEIYRLIRRLAEDGTAIIVVSSELPELIGMSDRIIIMHEGRISGEVPAEDADEEVLLAYCYGKTGK, encoded by the coding sequence ATGAGCGACCCGGTCCCGGCTTCCGGCACGCTCGCCCTCGAGGCCAGCGGCATCGTCAAGCGGTTCGAGGGCGTCCATGCGCTGGACAACGCGCGCCTCGACGTGCGCCCCGGCGAGATCCACGCCCTGCTGGGCGAGAACGGGGCCGGAAAGTCCACCCTCATCAAGGTTCTGACCGGTCTGTACGAGCCGGACGCCGGTGAGATCAGGGTGCGCGGCGAGAAGGCCGAGTTCGACAACGTGCGCGAAGCCAACGACGCCGGCATCGTCGCGCTCTATCAGGAGCTGTCGATCATCCCGACCATCAGCGTCGCCGAGAATATCCTGCTGGGTGAGCAGACCCCGACGAGCGGCGGCATCGTGCAGTGGGGGGCGCTGCGCAAGCGTGCCCAGGAGCAGCTCGACAAGATCAACAAGAAGATCCCGCTCGGCAAGCTCGGCTTCGAGCTGTCGCCGGTGCAGCAGACGATGGTGGCCTTCGCCCGGGCGCTCGCGACCGACGCGAAGATCCTCATCCTCGATGAGCCGACAGCCTCGCTCACCGACACCGAGATCGTCGACCTGTTCGCGGTGCTGCGGGGTCTGCGCGACCAGGGCGTGGCGATCCTCTACGTGTCGCACCGGCTCGAGGAGGTCTTCGAGCTGTGCGATCGGCTGACGATCATGCGGAACGGCCAGACGATCGTCACGAAAGATGTGGCCGAGTCGCACGTCGACGAGGTCATCTCGACCATGGTCGGCCGCAACGCCGACGAGCTGTTCCCGGCGCGGGCGACCTCGATCGGCAAGCCGGTCATGACCGTCGAGGGGCTGACCGGACGTCGCGTGCAGGACGTCTCGCTCCAGGTCCACGCCGGTGAGGTGCTCGGCGTCGGCGGACTCGCCGGGGCGGGGCGCAGCGAGCTGCTGCGCATCCTGTCGGGCGCCCAGAAGCACGTCCACGGCACCATCGCCGTGGGCGACGAGACCCTGCCGCACTCCCCGGGCGTCGCCCGCGCGCTCGAGGCGGGCGTCGCGCTCGTCCCCGAGGAGCGGCGCAGCCAGGGCGTGATGCTGAAGGCGTCGATCCAGGACAACATCGCCATCGCCAACCTGGCGTCGGTGAGCACATCCGGTGTGGTCGCGGGCGGCCGCATCATCGACATCGCCAAGCGCGGCATGGAGGACCTCAAGATCAAGGCGCGCAGTCCCCGCCAGCACGTCGGGGAGCTCTCGGGCGGCAACCAGCAGAAGGTCGTGCTCGCCAAGATGCTCGCCCGCAAGCCGCGCGTGCTGCTCATGGACGAGCCCACCCGGGGGATCGACGTCGGCACGAAGGCCGAGATCTACCGGCTCATCCGGCGACTGGCAGAGGACGGAACGGCGATCATCGTCGTCAGCTCCGAACTGCCCGAGCTCATCGGGATGAGTGACCGGATCATCATCATGCACGAGGGGCGGATATCGGGCGAGGTCCCCGCCGAGGATGCGGACGAAGAGGTCCTTCTCGCCTACTGCTACGGAAAGACCGGAAAGTGA
- a CDS encoding alcohol dehydrogenase catalytic domain-containing protein: MRTVAVTKIGSLRDPDEATRGRVGVVDFPDQPLGPEDVRIRVAYAAICGSDPHLAEGFFGTDVPIGLGHEISGVIEELGERAHRNGLQVGDRVAGNFLMFCGTCRPCQAGAQQFCENIQDYNRPGMAETIVWHESQVYKLPDDVSLLKGCLLEPTSVAVRIADKTRIRVGDRVAVCGGGPIGQLALQVMKMYGATSLTMIEPIAERREMALRHGAEFAVDPVNENQFERADEITDGRGYDVVIDASGSPRAVKGLLDIAAKGGMVVYGAMYPHDFEMPLNLSDYLYLKELTLTGVFVSPYAFPRALQVLPHLDVDELTEAVFPLERAEKAFEVHVSGIYPKVVIRCNDVADVVS, from the coding sequence ATGAGAACAGTCGCCGTCACCAAGATCGGCAGTCTGCGCGACCCCGACGAAGCCACGCGGGGCAGGGTCGGCGTGGTCGACTTCCCCGACCAGCCGCTCGGGCCGGAGGACGTCCGCATCCGCGTCGCCTATGCCGCGATCTGCGGATCCGACCCGCACCTTGCCGAAGGGTTCTTCGGCACCGATGTGCCGATCGGGCTCGGCCATGAGATCTCGGGCGTCATCGAGGAGCTGGGCGAGCGCGCGCACCGCAACGGACTGCAGGTGGGCGATCGTGTCGCCGGGAACTTCCTGATGTTCTGCGGCACCTGCCGACCCTGTCAGGCCGGCGCGCAGCAGTTCTGCGAGAACATCCAGGACTACAACCGGCCCGGCATGGCCGAGACGATCGTGTGGCACGAGTCCCAGGTGTACAAGCTGCCCGACGACGTGTCGCTGCTGAAGGGGTGCCTGCTCGAGCCGACCTCGGTCGCCGTGCGCATCGCCGACAAGACCCGCATCCGGGTCGGCGACCGCGTCGCGGTCTGCGGCGGCGGCCCGATCGGCCAGCTCGCGCTCCAGGTGATGAAGATGTACGGCGCGACGTCCCTGACGATGATCGAGCCGATCGCCGAGCGTCGCGAGATGGCCCTGCGCCACGGTGCCGAATTCGCCGTCGACCCCGTGAACGAGAACCAGTTCGAGCGCGCCGACGAGATCACCGACGGCCGGGGGTACGACGTCGTGATCGACGCCTCGGGCTCGCCGCGTGCGGTGAAGGGCCTGCTCGACATCGCGGCCAAGGGGGGCATGGTCGTCTACGGGGCGATGTACCCGCACGACTTCGAGATGCCGCTGAACCTGTCGGATTACCTGTACCTCAAGGAGCTCACGCTGACGGGCGTGTTCGTCTCGCCGTACGCGTTCCCGCGGGCGCTGCAGGTGCTGCCGCACCTCGACGTCGACGAGCTCACCGAGGCGGTCTTCCCGCTCGAGCGCGCCGAGAAGGCGTTCGAGGTGCACGTCAGCGGCATCTATCCCAAGGTCGTGATCCGCTGCAACGACGTCGCGGACGTGGTGTCATGA
- a CDS encoding transketolase C-terminal domain-containing protein has translation MPVTFTFGEFLGARSVIGSTLAELGETHENLWVITPDIGATLVEFRDKYPDRFLDVGLAEQVSVGIAAGLAYDGNIPVVSGMLPFLSMRALEQVRTDVCYPNLPVKIIGTHGGLVGNGGSTHYAVEDLSLMCSLTNMTVTSIGDPLMVGEILRQSMTMQGPLYIRLAVGKKDKVLYEPGEHEVRIGKGIVARQGTDATIFTHGTTVAQALEAADKLAEDGRSIRVVDMFTLKPIDEDLILQCADETGGRFVVLEDHLAYGGLASRIADVLADRGVCLKGFERLGIPQVYAGFGEDEQLRDKYGYGLEATIAATRRVLAAS, from the coding sequence ATGCCTGTCACCTTCACCTTCGGTGAGTTCCTCGGTGCCCGATCGGTCATCGGGTCGACCCTCGCCGAGCTCGGCGAGACCCACGAGAACCTGTGGGTCATCACCCCCGACATCGGGGCGACGCTCGTGGAGTTCCGCGACAAGTACCCCGACCGCTTCCTCGACGTCGGCCTCGCCGAGCAGGTGAGCGTCGGGATCGCCGCCGGTCTCGCGTACGACGGCAACATCCCGGTCGTCTCGGGCATGCTGCCCTTCCTGAGCATGCGAGCCCTCGAGCAGGTGCGCACGGACGTCTGCTACCCCAACCTGCCCGTGAAGATCATCGGCACGCACGGCGGCCTCGTCGGCAACGGCGGGTCGACCCACTACGCGGTCGAGGACCTGTCGCTGATGTGCTCGCTGACGAACATGACCGTCACCTCGATCGGCGACCCGCTGATGGTGGGCGAGATCCTGCGCCAGTCCATGACGATGCAGGGCCCCCTGTACATCCGCCTCGCGGTCGGCAAGAAGGACAAGGTGCTGTACGAGCCCGGTGAGCACGAGGTGCGCATCGGCAAGGGCATCGTCGCCCGGCAGGGCACGGATGCCACGATCTTCACGCACGGGACCACGGTCGCCCAGGCGCTCGAGGCCGCCGACAAGCTCGCCGAGGACGGTCGCTCGATCCGCGTCGTCGACATGTTCACGCTCAAGCCGATCGACGAGGACCTCATCCTGCAGTGCGCCGACGAGACCGGCGGCCGGTTCGTCGTCCTGGAGGACCACCTGGCGTACGGCGGCCTCGCGTCGCGCATCGCCGACGTGCTGGCCGACCGCGGCGTGTGCCTGAAGGGCTTCGAGCGCCTGGGCATCCCGCAGGTCTACGCCGGCTTCGGCGAGGACGAGCAGCTGCGCGACAAGTACGGCTACGGCCTCGAGGCGACCATCGCCGCCACCCGCCGCGTGCTCGCCGCATCCTGA
- a CDS encoding transketolase produces the protein MGTHTLATGPRPSVEDLEDLAFELRTKLLQLCGTYEGAVHIGGDLSAADVFTALYHYGLRVDPDDIANPARDRFVLSKGHAAVCMYIAMAMRGFFSYEGIVETYGQLDSAYGMHPCKVQLPGVECSTGSLGHGLPLAVGMALSARHRREDHRVVCLLGDGETGEGSVWEAAMAARSNELGNLVAFIDRNRQLMTSFAEERVVFEPYPDKWRAFGWNVVEVDGHDMGQLVEAIDALPATDSDRPTVVIADTVKGKGVDFMEHNLAWHAGSLGAADLERALAALESTRKKESV, from the coding sequence ATGGGTACGCATACCCTGGCGACGGGACCCCGCCCGAGCGTCGAAGATCTCGAGGACCTCGCGTTCGAACTCCGCACGAAGCTGCTGCAGCTGTGCGGGACGTACGAGGGAGCCGTCCACATCGGCGGAGACCTGTCGGCCGCCGACGTCTTCACCGCGCTGTACCACTACGGCCTGCGCGTGGATCCCGACGACATCGCCAACCCGGCGCGCGACCGCTTCGTGCTGAGCAAGGGCCACGCAGCCGTCTGCATGTACATCGCCATGGCCATGCGCGGGTTCTTCTCGTACGAGGGCATCGTCGAGACCTACGGCCAGCTCGACAGTGCGTACGGCATGCACCCCTGCAAGGTGCAGCTGCCCGGCGTCGAGTGCTCGACCGGATCGCTCGGCCACGGACTGCCGCTGGCCGTGGGCATGGCGCTCAGCGCCCGCCACCGCCGCGAGGACCACCGCGTCGTGTGCCTGCTCGGCGACGGCGAGACCGGTGAGGGAAGCGTGTGGGAGGCCGCGATGGCCGCCCGCAGCAACGAGCTCGGGAACCTGGTCGCCTTCATCGACCGCAACCGTCAGCTCATGACGAGCTTCGCCGAGGAGCGCGTCGTCTTCGAGCCCTACCCCGACAAGTGGCGGGCCTTCGGCTGGAACGTCGTCGAGGTCGACGGCCACGACATGGGCCAGCTGGTCGAGGCGATCGATGCGCTGCCGGCGACCGACAGCGACCGCCCGACGGTCGTCATCGCCGACACGGTCAAGGGCAAGGGCGTCGACTTCATGGAGCACAACCTCGCCTGGCACGCAGGATCCCTCGGCGCCGCCGACCTGGAGCGCGCCCTCGCCGCCCTCGAGTCCACCCGCAAGAAGGAGAGCGTCTGA
- a CDS encoding aldehyde dehydrogenase family protein translates to MTDTLSTAAGVRTGLFIGGEERFTADTLKIADPGKPGVIVGEAAAASAEDVADAVAAANAAFPAWAALSAQERAAKMAEAIAGIADDRDEDAAILSQENGKIRMEGWIDALVFEIRWNLALMLADEVDKGHTLPVVPGAIPVSTEVAYQPLGAVTVIVPFNWPIAILGASLPHALLAGNTAIVKPPPSAPLATTRVVQRVAEKLPPGVLNVVTGKDENMGALIQNTDIAKVCFTGSVNGGKRMMEMASKTLTRVTLELGGNDAAVFLEDAVLDDTHLDRLYAAIFDTTGQICMNAKRIYVHRSRMDEVVDGLAARLDKAVIGYGLDEGTTMGPLHQPAQKAFVEEIIQEAKDAGADVREYGTLPGGDMAGGNFLRPAIVVDPDHSLRVVTQEQFGPVIPIIPFDTEDEAVALANDTWGGLCGSVWTDSPEAASRVGSQLECGYVWVNDHGATRLDLRAPFGGMKQSGFGREQGIEGVRAFQDTRSIATIDPDALAAMAH, encoded by the coding sequence ATGACGGACACCCTGAGCACGGCCGCGGGAGTGCGGACCGGCTTGTTCATCGGCGGGGAGGAGCGATTCACCGCCGACACCCTGAAGATCGCGGACCCCGGCAAGCCCGGCGTCATCGTCGGCGAGGCCGCAGCGGCGTCCGCCGAGGATGTCGCCGACGCCGTGGCGGCCGCGAACGCCGCCTTCCCGGCCTGGGCGGCCCTGTCGGCGCAGGAGCGCGCGGCGAAGATGGCCGAGGCGATCGCCGGCATCGCGGACGACCGCGATGAGGACGCGGCGATCCTGTCGCAGGAGAACGGCAAGATCCGGATGGAGGGCTGGATCGACGCCCTCGTGTTCGAGATCCGCTGGAACCTCGCGCTCATGCTCGCAGACGAGGTCGACAAGGGCCACACCCTGCCGGTCGTCCCCGGGGCGATCCCCGTCTCGACCGAGGTGGCCTACCAGCCGCTGGGCGCCGTGACGGTCATCGTGCCGTTCAACTGGCCGATCGCGATCCTGGGTGCTTCGCTCCCGCACGCGCTGCTGGCGGGCAACACCGCGATCGTGAAGCCGCCGCCCTCGGCGCCCCTGGCCACGACCCGCGTCGTGCAGCGCGTCGCCGAGAAGCTGCCGCCCGGCGTCCTGAACGTCGTGACCGGCAAGGACGAGAACATGGGCGCGCTGATCCAGAACACCGACATCGCCAAGGTGTGCTTCACCGGATCGGTCAACGGCGGCAAGCGCATGATGGAGATGGCCTCCAAGACGCTGACCCGCGTGACCCTCGAGCTGGGCGGCAACGACGCGGCGGTGTTCCTCGAGGACGCCGTCCTCGACGACACCCACCTCGACCGGCTCTACGCGGCGATCTTCGACACCACCGGCCAGATCTGCATGAACGCCAAGCGCATCTACGTGCACCGCTCACGCATGGACGAGGTCGTCGACGGTCTCGCCGCCCGGCTGGACAAGGCCGTCATCGGCTACGGACTGGACGAGGGCACCACCATGGGCCCGCTGCACCAGCCGGCGCAGAAGGCGTTCGTCGAGGAGATCATCCAGGAGGCCAAGGACGCGGGCGCCGACGTGCGCGAGTACGGGACGCTGCCCGGCGGCGACATGGCCGGCGGCAACTTCCTGCGGCCCGCGATCGTGGTCGACCCCGATCACAGCCTTCGCGTCGTGACGCAGGAGCAGTTCGGCCCGGTCATCCCGATCATCCCGTTCGACACCGAGGATGAGGCCGTCGCGCTCGCCAACGACACCTGGGGCGGCCTGTGCGGCAGCGTCTGGACCGACTCGCCCGAGGCCGCCAGCCGCGTCGGCTCGCAGCTGGAGTGCGGGTACGTGTGGGTCAACGACCACGGCGCGACGCGCCTGGACCTGCGCGCCCCGTTCGGCGGCATGAAGCAGTCCGGGTTCGGACGCGAGCAGGGCATCGAGGGCGTCCGCGCCTTCCAGGACACCCGATCGATCGCCACGATCGATCCCGACGCCCTGGCGGCCATGGCCCACTGA
- a CDS encoding helix-turn-helix domain-containing protein, with protein MSTDVVEPPRPPLPPGTIVEPLEVTIDPESFTPRLLALLSNALVWRESHELRRRFGLGTNEWRVISALAMRPGCSATELSEFLAVNKAIVSKSVNVLVQRDLLVLSDGPRGSRPLYLSVDGAEMHDQMMPVSMRGQELILSHVAEEDVEHFNALLHRMLEELRDLQIVERTLARSAALEHEHEA; from the coding sequence ATGTCCACTGACGTCGTCGAGCCCCCGCGGCCGCCTCTTCCGCCCGGAACGATCGTCGAACCGCTCGAGGTGACCATCGACCCCGAGTCGTTCACGCCGCGCCTCCTCGCCCTGCTCTCGAACGCGCTGGTATGGCGCGAGTCGCACGAGCTGCGTCGACGCTTCGGCCTGGGCACGAACGAGTGGCGCGTGATCTCCGCTCTCGCAATGCGACCCGGCTGCTCGGCCACCGAGCTCTCGGAATTCCTCGCCGTGAACAAGGCGATCGTCTCCAAGAGCGTGAACGTCCTCGTGCAGCGCGATCTGCTGGTGCTCTCGGACGGCCCGCGCGGGTCGCGGCCGTTGTACCTGTCGGTCGACGGGGCCGAGATGCACGACCAGATGATGCCGGTGTCGATGCGCGGCCAGGAGCTCATCCTCTCGCACGTCGCGGAGGAGGATGTCGAGCACTTCAACGCGCTGCTCCACCGCATGCTCGAGGAGCTGCGCGACCTCCAGATCGTCGAGCGCACCCTCGCCCGGTCCGCCGCCCTCGAACACGAACACGAGGCCTGA
- a CDS encoding methylenetetrahydrofolate reductase: MTSTAHSHTAAAIDLVEGFSLEMTGKDVPGLQEAAHAIPAGTKINVTFLGNEDLDMRVAAAKAVKDLGFTPVPHISARRLGSQAQLEEFLGRLQEVGATEHVFAVGGDPAEPEGPYPDSLSVIRTGILQQYGVKEVSIAGYPEGHPDIKTDVLWRHLDDKVASLGEQNLDCTILTQFAFDTDPVMSWIDAVRARDITATIRIGTPGPAGIKRLINFARRFGVGANAMIVKKYGFSLTNLMGTAGPDRFVTDLSGLLEADEASGTVKLHMYTFGGLLATADWARDFVAK; this comes from the coding sequence GTGACCAGCACCGCTCACTCCCACACCGCCGCTGCCATCGACCTCGTCGAGGGCTTCTCGCTCGAGATGACGGGCAAGGATGTCCCGGGTCTGCAGGAGGCGGCGCACGCGATCCCGGCGGGGACGAAGATCAATGTGACGTTCCTCGGGAACGAGGATCTCGATATGCGGGTGGCCGCGGCCAAGGCCGTGAAGGATCTCGGGTTCACCCCGGTCCCGCACATCTCCGCGCGGCGCCTGGGCAGCCAGGCGCAGCTCGAGGAGTTCCTCGGCCGGCTGCAGGAGGTCGGCGCGACCGAGCATGTGTTCGCCGTGGGCGGCGACCCGGCCGAGCCCGAGGGCCCCTATCCCGACTCGTTGAGCGTGATCCGAACCGGGATCCTGCAGCAGTACGGCGTCAAGGAGGTCTCGATCGCGGGCTATCCCGAAGGACACCCCGACATCAAGACCGATGTGCTGTGGCGCCACCTCGACGACAAGGTCGCCTCGCTGGGGGAGCAGAACCTCGACTGCACGATCCTCACGCAGTTCGCGTTCGACACCGACCCGGTGATGTCGTGGATCGACGCCGTCCGGGCCCGCGACATCACGGCCACGATCCGCATCGGTACGCCGGGGCCCGCCGGCATCAAGCGGCTGATCAACTTCGCCCGCCGGTTCGGCGTCGGCGCGAACGCGATGATCGTCAAGAAGTACGGCTTCTCGCTCACCAACCTGATGGGCACCGCGGGCCCGGACCGGTTCGTCACCGACCTGTCCGGCCTGCTCGAAGCCGATGAAGCCTCCGGGACGGTGAAGCTGCACATGTACACGTTCGGCGGACTGCTCGCGACGGCCGACTGGGCGCGCGACTTCGTCGCGAAGTGA